Below is a window of Longimicrobium sp. DNA.
GCCGCCGGGGTGCCGCAGACTTCGCAGCCGTCCGGGCGCTGCGGCAGCGTCAGCCAGCCGCCGATCGCGATGAACCAGAGGGACGCGATGAGGATGAGGGTCCGGGCCATGAGAGCCTCGCGGGCATCGTGGGCGGTGCGATGGAGATGGGTCGGGAGCGATTGAAGGATCGCATGAAGTGCCGCCGCGGGGGGCGTGCGGCGAAGGACATTTTCGTGCAGATCGTGCGCCAGCTGTTTCGGCTGCGGCTATCCGCCGTAATGGCAGCGGGTTGGATGAGGAACAGCCGTAAGATTCTCGCCGCGAGCGTGTTGATCCACGCACACAGTTGCGGCGGCAATTCCGCAGAAATCCCACGCCCCGCGGTCATCTTCGCCGGCGGATCGCGGCGATGCCGTTAGTCGCCAGCCGGGTACTTCGCCGCGAGCTTCCGCACGGTGGTGACGTTGCGCATGGTGCCGGGGACGCGGACGGCGCGGTCCAGCTGCGCGCCGGTGATCGCCGAGTCGCTGAGCCTGCCGCGGCGCCACCAGTACAGCTCGCGCCCGCGCACGGCGAACCGGTCGTCGTCGCCACCCAGCGCGGCGAGCTTCTCCACGGCGGCGGCGTCCGGCGGCTCGCGGAGGAAGGAGACGTAGAGCGTATCGCCATCGACGCGCGGGAAGGGTTCGTGCTCCGCCGCCGCGGCCACCTCCGCGGGCGTGCGGATGAACGTCGCCGCCTCGTACCCGAGCGCGGACCTGAGATGCGCCTCGATCCGCGTCTCCAGCGCCGCCGTGTCCTTCTCCTTCGCGTCGAAGATCACGTTGCCGCTCGCGATGAAGGTCTCCACCCGCTCGAACCCGAGTTCCGCGAACAGCGCGCGCAGGCGGTCCATCTTCACCACGTGCCCGCCCACGTTGATGGCGCGGAGAAAGGCGATGTATCGGGGCATTCGAGGGTGCGTCTGCAGATGGAGGGGGGCGCGAGAGCGGCTACGGCAGGTTCT
It encodes the following:
- a CDS encoding DUF1697 domain-containing protein, whose protein sequence is MPRYIAFLRAINVGGHVVKMDRLRALFAELGFERVETFIASGNVIFDAKEKDTAALETRIEAHLRSALGYEAATFIRTPAEVAAAAEHEPFPRVDGDTLYVSFLREPPDAAAVEKLAALGGDDDRFAVRGRELYWWRRGRLSDSAITGAQLDRAVRVPGTMRNVTTVRKLAAKYPAGD